ggAAGAAAGAGGGGGTATTACAAGGGGGGATTCCACATAGCCGGCTCTCACCCTAGCCATGTGTAAGCCCCCCTTAGGGCGTATTAGGGGGGATTATGGAGGAGGGGTATTAAGATATCCCCCTATTTTTGGCTTGCCAAAGCACGCCATAGAAGAGTGCCCACGTATTAGAAGGGTGTATATTACAATATACCCTTCTATCgtggcatccaaacaggcccttaagTCTTTGCCCACCGCTCAACATTTACCGCTCCCACGCTGCTCTCAATTTCATcattcaaaaatgttttggatggtttggattttaaaaaattctttcaagtaaaagtttaactttttgaagtgtttttttttataaatttgaaaTATTAATTATCGAGACGAAGAGTGAGATATTGAGCGGTGCGGGAGTCTTTCTAATACGGTCAACCAGTCTAAAGTCACGTCGACGTGGCATAAGGATCAACTTGAGCAACCGTAATGGCATAACCGTATCTCACCGACGGGTATCCGAGGAGACAGATCTTGACACGTGGCATCTCTTGAGTGGTAGCCCATCCCAGCGACCATCCGTGGACAGTTAGATATGGACCCCGCAACAACTCCGTTACTGAGGTAAATTTTCCAGTGCTTCGCGTCATGCCCCAACCCATCCTCGCTCTCCAAGTCGCATAATCTCCCAGCAGTATCCTCGCTCACGCTCTTAATATTTGCTATATGCTTGCACTCTTAACTTTCTCGATCTCAAATTTTAACACTTCGGGTTGTTTTCAAGAGACGTTTTCAAACTCACTCTTCTGCACACAAATTATGCGACTAAAATCCTATTACAGACACATGTACATACACAGGTATATtctaaaccgttcaatgtaGTATGTAAAATTCATGTACATCAATGACTTCAGACACATCTGTGTCCGAACTTATATACGGATATcgtgtctgttttttttttgtttttttatccgTGATGTTGGTGTCTGTGGCAATGCTTGTGTTCACTGTGATTAAAGTCCATACCTTGGAAGCACTGGATATTTTCTCCCGCACTGTCAAAGCCTAGAGTCCGAGACCCCGCCCGGGCCGCCCCccgctctctttctctctcttctctagcATTTCGCTCTCTTCTACGACCTTTTTCCCCCAAAATTAGACAGCGACAGGAGAGAGAAACTAGTGTTCGAATCCGCCATGGCCTCTCGCGAGAATTTCGTCTACATCGCCAAGCTCGCCGAGCAAGCCGAACGCTATGACGGTAACCgttcctctctctctggatctaaaATCTCTACTTTATCTGGTCACTCGATGTTGCGTCTAggcttagggttagggtttgaaccGTCCGAGACGGATCGATgtagtttttgttcttttatatCGGCAATGggaaatttcattaatctcaAAATCATTACAATAATACAAAAAGAAGTACACGAGAGAGCTTTGAAGAGTAGGCATAAGAACCTGATAGTGCTGCTACTCGCAAAAACTTAACCGACGTCTTGACCTCTCGATGTTTTTAGTAATAGACAACCATATTAAACAAATTGTGTGGGATTTGATGCAGAAATGGTGGAAGCGATGAAGAAGGTGGCGAATCTGGACGTGGAACTGACGATTGAGGAGAGGAACTTGCTGTCTGTGGGGTACAAGAACGTGATTGGGGCTCGGAGGGCATCGTGGAGGATCTTGTCCTCGATCGAGCAGAAGGAGGAGTCGAGGGGGAACGAAGTGAACGCCAAGCGGATCAAGGAGTACAGGCAGAAAGTGGAGTTAGAGCTCTCGACCATTTGCGGTGACATTATGACTGTCATTGACGAGCATCTCATTCCTTCTTGTTCTGGGGGAGAGTCAACTGTTTTCTACTACAAGATGTGTGTTATCTTTTCCTCTTCCCGTAAACACTCACAGTTATTACACGTTGTTTAACTTGTTTCTGTTAGGTGAAAAACCAACCCACACCAACACACGATAGCACGAAGAAGAATCAATTACAAGAAGAAAGCACGGTTAGAAACCAGCTAAACCAACAAACATTTATGTGGTTCCTCAATTGTTTAGTTGAATACATCCATGGCTCACACCTGTTTTCACTATATAGGGTATGAAGAGAGTACAAGAGTTACATCAGCTGCTGCGTATAGCAAGTATTTCCAACCTAGGGTTTACATCATTAATTACCGTAATACCCCTGTCTAGGTCGAATCCCGAATAGTGAGTGGCGTAAATTAGACCAAATCAGACTTCACGATCCCGACTGGAACTACACAGATACTTGTGATTTGGCAAGGTTGCCTACGTCCATGGCTCTCAGTAGTTTTCCCAGCATTATTGAATGAAGAAAAAGAGTACAACCTGGCTTGGTAGCTAGGATTATATACGAAGGTTTACATCAATGAATTACCATGACACCCTTGATACTAAATTGTTGTGTAACTTATGTTATCAAGCTTCACAAACCCAACAGTTATGCTATCTGTGCCATGAGATTTAGAGCGTGGTTTACTGTAGAAAAAAATGGGTTTGGCGTTGCAGGAAAGGAGACTACTATAGGTATCTTGCGGAGTTCAAGTTTGGTAATGAAAAGAAAGAGGTTGCTGATCAGTCACTAAAAGCATACCAGGTATACACATGTTCAATCTCTCTGCATTAGTTGTTTTACGGTTTACACTAAATTAAGTAGCATTCTGATACAGCGATTCTTCTTTGGTAAATATCCCGATGCATTTCATTTAAATGGATGACAGGATGAGGATCTTCTTTTGTATGCAAAGTCTTTTGCTTGACCTTGTTAGCTTTTAAGTTATTGACCATCATTCGTAATGCCTTTTATAACCtttcatttatatttgttagatTCCTGAGGTTGCAAGTGTGTGAGGTTGCTTAAGTGTAAATCATTTAGGATATGATAGGAGAAGACTATAAGACATTTGCTTTGTAGAAAGCTTGTGAGATGCACTAGTTTGTCTAATTGTTCGCGAGATTCCTCATTTCAGTTGTGTGCATCTTCATTGCAAAAACACCAGTTTAGTTCATCCAACAATGTGTAAGATCATTGAAGTAACTGTTTGACTGAGTGGACTCTTTCCTCTGAGGCATTCAGTTTGAACTCCTACATTTTCCAGGCCTTTCCAGTAATTCACCTGAGCATTCATTAGGGGCATTGTGGATTGACAACTAAGTCATTTATCACGCCATATAAAAGATATTGTGGGCATGAAATATGTTGCTTCCATAGCGAAGATCTGTGCCTACACCTTTGACAAGAAACTTGTGTTTGATTGACGTTAAGTTTATTCAGTATATTGGGTCATATTCATGGTAATTGTAAAGCAGAAAAGTTTTCTTGTTCATGCTACTTCTGCAACTTGATACTTATTTTGAATgggtttaatttatttttacatattaAAGTTGAAGATGGTTATGTGATATTTACTTTTGATAAGTGAAGATGGTAATTGTAACCTAGACAAGTCCAGCAAGTACAATATGCCTAGTTGTGGACCTTCTTTCCTTGGTGCCATGTGGAGCTACAAGCAACATCATGATGGTTCTGTGCACATTTTTACTGGGAGGCGGATGCTTTGAAATTCTTATGAAAATGAAGCCGACTGGATTTCCTTTCTTCCT
The sequence above is drawn from the Rhododendron vialii isolate Sample 1 chromosome 6a, ASM3025357v1 genome and encodes:
- the LOC131331532 gene encoding 14-3-3-like protein D produces the protein MASRENFVYIAKLAEQAERYDEMVEAMKKVANLDVELTIEERNLLSVGYKNVIGARRASWRILSSIEQKEESRGNEVNAKRIKEYRQKVELELSTICGDIMTVIDEHLIPSCSGGESTVFYYKMKGDYYRYLAEFKFGNEKKEVADQSLKAYQMASTAADTDLPPTHPIRLGLALNFSVFYYEIMNSPERACHLAKQAFDEAISELDSLSEESYKDSTLIMQLLRDNLTLWTSDLPEDGEDQKMESSGKAGGDDAE